One Dioscorea cayenensis subsp. rotundata cultivar TDr96_F1 chromosome 15, TDr96_F1_v2_PseudoChromosome.rev07_lg8_w22 25.fasta, whole genome shotgun sequence genomic region harbors:
- the LOC120277027 gene encoding serine/threonine-protein kinase tricornered-like isoform X1 codes for MDSARSWFQKLQLKDKHKSPTKKKGMETMAQKPPTDEAPSNITKQKVAAAKQYIENHYKAQMKNLQDRKERRWVLERKLADAEISEEEQNNLLKNLEKKETEYMRLQRHKMGVDDFELLTIIGRGAFGEVRLCREKTTSHVYAMKKLKKSEMLRRGQVEHVKAERNLLAEVDSAFIVKLYCSFQDQEYLYLIMEYLPGGDMMTLLMRKDTLTEDEARFYVGQTVLAIESIHKHNYIHRDIKPDNLLLDRNGHMKLSDFGLCKPLDSSNLPNLSEPDTATKNLLDSEKRSCASPVPKRTQQEQLLHWQKNRRMLAYSTVGTPDYIAPEVLLKKGYGMECDWWSLGAIMYEMLIGYPPFYSDEPMSTCRKIVNWRNHLKFPEEAKLSPEAKDLISRLLCNVEQRLGTKGAHEIKAHPWFRGIQWDKLYQMEAAFKPEVNDELDTQNFEKFEESGAPMPTSSKSGPWRKMLSSKDVNFVGYTYKNFEIVNDPSIPGIAELKKKNNKPKRPSIKSLFETEATADQPVQGSFLKLLPTHMEVSETPEPSPHSSRSSSSCDTQARHR; via the exons ATGGATTCTGCTAGGAGTTGGTTCCAAAAGCTGCAACTTAAAGATAAGCATAAGTCTCCTACCAAAAAGAAGGGGATGGAGACCATGGCACAGAAGCCTCCTACAGATGAGGCCCCTTCCAACATTACAAAGCAGAAGGTTGCTGCTGCAAAGCAGTATATTGAGAATCATTACAAGGCCCAGATGAAAAATTTGCAAGATCGAAAGGAGAG aCGCTGGGTTCTGGAGAGGAAGCTTGCTGATGCTGAAATTTCTGAAGAGGAGcagaataatttattaaagaacttagaAAAGAAGGAAACCGAATACATGCGACTCCAAAGGCATAAGATGGGAGTTGATGATTTTGAGCTTCTGACTATAATTGGCCGGGGAGCTTTTGGGGAG GTGAGACTCTGTAGGGAGAAGACCACTAGTCATGTGTATGCAatgaaaaaactcaaaaaatctGAAATGCTTCGCAGGGGGCAG GTGGAACATGTGAAAGCCGAAAGAAATCTCCTTGCTGAAGTTGATAGTGCTTTTATTGTTAAGCTATACTGCTCTTTTCAAGACCAAGAATATCTGTATCTTATCATGGAGTATCTTCCTGGTGGTGACATGATGACTTTGCTCATGCGCAAGGATACACTCACAGAGGATGAGGCCAGATTTTATGTTGGCCAGACTGTTTTAGCAATTGAATCTATTCACAAGCACAATTACATTCATAG AGATATAAAGCCCGATAATTTGTTGCTAGACCGAAATGGCCATATGAAGTTATCAGATTTTGGATTGTGCAAACCTTTGGATAGCAGTAATCTACCCAATCTAAGTGAACCTGACACAGCAACAAAGAATCTACTGGACAGTGAAAAAAGATCATGTGCCTCCCCTGTACCCAAGCGCACACAACAAGAACAGTTGTTGCATTGGCAGAAGAACAGGCGGATGTTG GCATATTCAACGGTTGGTACACCTGATTACATTGCTCCTGAAGTTCTGTTGAAGAAAGGATATGGAATGGAGTGTGATTG GTGGTCGCTGGGTGCAATTATGTATGAGATGCTTATTGGATACCCGCCATTTTATTCAGATGAACCAATGTCAACTTGTAGAAAG ATTGTTAATTGGAGAAATCACCTTAAATTCCCTGAGGAAGCAAAGCTTTCACCTGAAGCTAAAGATCTCATCAGTAGATTGCTCTGTAACGTAGAGCAGAGGCTTGGCACCAAGGGAGCCCATGAAATAAAG GCGCACCCATGGTTTAGAGGCATTCAGTGGGACAAGCTATATCAGATGGAAGCTGCCTTTAAACCTGAGGTTAATGATGAGTTAGACACccaaaattttgagaaatttgaGGAG TCTGGAGCTCCAATGCCTACTTCTTCAAAATCTGGACCGTGGAGAAAG ATGCTTTCCTCGAAGGATGTTAACTTTGTGGGCTATACTTACAAGAACTTTGAAATTGTTAATGACCCTAGCATCCCTGGCATTG cagagttgaagaagaagaacaacaaaccaAAGAGACCATCCATCAAGTCTTTATTCG AAACGGAAGCTACTGCAGATCAGCCGGTCCAGGGAAGCTTTCTAAAATTATTACCGACACACATGGAGGTCTCTGAAACACCCGAGCCATCACCACACTCTAGCAGGTCATCATCTTCATGTGACACACAAGCTCGACATCGATAA
- the LOC120277027 gene encoding serine/threonine-protein kinase tricornered-like isoform X2, producing the protein MDSARSWFQKLQLKDKHKSPTKKKGMETMAQKPPTDEAPSNITKQKVAAAKQYIENHYKAQMKNLQDRKERRWVLERKLADAEISEEEQNNLLKNLEKKETEYMRLQRHKMGVDDFELLTIIGRGAFGEVRLCREKTTSHVYAMKKLKKSEMLRRGQVEHVKAERNLLAEVDSAFIVKLYCSFQDQEYLYLIMEYLPGGDMMTLLMRKDTLTEDEARFYVGQTVLAIESIHKHNYIHRDIKPDNLLLDRNGHMKLSDFGLCKPLDSSNLPNLSEPDTATKNLLDSEKRSCASPVPKRTQQEQLLHWQKNRRMLAYSTVGTPDYIAPEVLLKKGYGMECDWWSLGAIMYEMLIGYPPFYSDEPMSTCRKIVNWRNHLKFPEEAKLSPEAKDLISRLLCNVEQRLGTKGAHEIKAHPWFRGIQWDKLYQMEAAFKPEVNDELDTQNFEKFEESGAPMPTSSKSGPWRKMLSSKDVNFVGYTYKNFEIVNDPSIPGIELKKKNNKPKRPSIKSLFETEATADQPVQGSFLKLLPTHMEVSETPEPSPHSSRSSSSCDTQARHR; encoded by the exons ATGGATTCTGCTAGGAGTTGGTTCCAAAAGCTGCAACTTAAAGATAAGCATAAGTCTCCTACCAAAAAGAAGGGGATGGAGACCATGGCACAGAAGCCTCCTACAGATGAGGCCCCTTCCAACATTACAAAGCAGAAGGTTGCTGCTGCAAAGCAGTATATTGAGAATCATTACAAGGCCCAGATGAAAAATTTGCAAGATCGAAAGGAGAG aCGCTGGGTTCTGGAGAGGAAGCTTGCTGATGCTGAAATTTCTGAAGAGGAGcagaataatttattaaagaacttagaAAAGAAGGAAACCGAATACATGCGACTCCAAAGGCATAAGATGGGAGTTGATGATTTTGAGCTTCTGACTATAATTGGCCGGGGAGCTTTTGGGGAG GTGAGACTCTGTAGGGAGAAGACCACTAGTCATGTGTATGCAatgaaaaaactcaaaaaatctGAAATGCTTCGCAGGGGGCAG GTGGAACATGTGAAAGCCGAAAGAAATCTCCTTGCTGAAGTTGATAGTGCTTTTATTGTTAAGCTATACTGCTCTTTTCAAGACCAAGAATATCTGTATCTTATCATGGAGTATCTTCCTGGTGGTGACATGATGACTTTGCTCATGCGCAAGGATACACTCACAGAGGATGAGGCCAGATTTTATGTTGGCCAGACTGTTTTAGCAATTGAATCTATTCACAAGCACAATTACATTCATAG AGATATAAAGCCCGATAATTTGTTGCTAGACCGAAATGGCCATATGAAGTTATCAGATTTTGGATTGTGCAAACCTTTGGATAGCAGTAATCTACCCAATCTAAGTGAACCTGACACAGCAACAAAGAATCTACTGGACAGTGAAAAAAGATCATGTGCCTCCCCTGTACCCAAGCGCACACAACAAGAACAGTTGTTGCATTGGCAGAAGAACAGGCGGATGTTG GCATATTCAACGGTTGGTACACCTGATTACATTGCTCCTGAAGTTCTGTTGAAGAAAGGATATGGAATGGAGTGTGATTG GTGGTCGCTGGGTGCAATTATGTATGAGATGCTTATTGGATACCCGCCATTTTATTCAGATGAACCAATGTCAACTTGTAGAAAG ATTGTTAATTGGAGAAATCACCTTAAATTCCCTGAGGAAGCAAAGCTTTCACCTGAAGCTAAAGATCTCATCAGTAGATTGCTCTGTAACGTAGAGCAGAGGCTTGGCACCAAGGGAGCCCATGAAATAAAG GCGCACCCATGGTTTAGAGGCATTCAGTGGGACAAGCTATATCAGATGGAAGCTGCCTTTAAACCTGAGGTTAATGATGAGTTAGACACccaaaattttgagaaatttgaGGAG TCTGGAGCTCCAATGCCTACTTCTTCAAAATCTGGACCGTGGAGAAAG ATGCTTTCCTCGAAGGATGTTAACTTTGTGGGCTATACTTACAAGAACTTTGAAATTGTTAATGACCCTAGCATCCCTGGCATTG agttgaagaagaagaacaacaaaccaAAGAGACCATCCATCAAGTCTTTATTCG AAACGGAAGCTACTGCAGATCAGCCGGTCCAGGGAAGCTTTCTAAAATTATTACCGACACACATGGAGGTCTCTGAAACACCCGAGCCATCACCACACTCTAGCAGGTCATCATCTTCATGTGACACACAAGCTCGACATCGATAA